One Coffea arabica cultivar ET-39 chromosome 5c, Coffea Arabica ET-39 HiFi, whole genome shotgun sequence DNA window includes the following coding sequences:
- the LOC113689750 gene encoding mitochondrial import inner membrane translocase subunit TIM22-4-like isoform X1, producing the protein MSSQNKDSASSTGSSQEQQKPPQIEPIRLPTVEEMRGQDIWNNCAVRSVVSGVMGGGLGLFMGLFLGALDNPLMQEEMTGRQMFIYQAKQMGRRSWSSCKAFALMGLVFSAAECVVEKARAKHDTTNTVVAGCVTGGTISARGGPKAACAGCAGFAAFSVLIEKFLDRHA; encoded by the exons ATGAGTTCACAAAACAAGGACTCTGCAAGCTCAACCGGAAGCTCACAGGAGCAGCAAAAGCCGCCTCAGATTGAGCCCATTCGGTTGCCTACTGTTGAGGAAATGCGCGGCCAAGATATATGGAATAACTGTGCTGTTCGTAGCGTTGTCAGCGGAGTGATGG GAGGAGGGCTCGGGTTGTTCATGGGTCTATTTCTTGGGGCACTTGATAATCCTTTGATGCAAGAAGAAATGACTGGTAGGCAGATGTTTATATACCAAGCAAAGCAGATGGGTAGAAGGAGCTGGAGTTCGTGCAAGGCCTTTGCTCTTATGGGTTTGGTTTTCTCAGCTGCTGAGTGCGTTGTTGAGAAG GCCCGTGCAAAGCATGACACTACTAATACAGTTGTTGCAGGCTGTGTAACTGGTGGCACGATATCTGCCCGAG GTGGTCCAAAAGCGGCCTGTGCTGGTTGTGCTggctttgctgcattttcagTCTTGATAGAGAAATTTTTGGACAGACACGCTTGA
- the LOC113689750 gene encoding mitochondrial import inner membrane translocase subunit TIM22-1-like isoform X2: protein MSSQNKDSASSTGSSQEQQKPPQIEPIRLPTVEEMRGQDIWNNCAVRSVVSGVMGGGLGLFMGLFLGALDNPLMQEEMTGRQMFIYQAKQMGRRSWSSCKAFALMGLVFSAAECVVEKVVQKRPVLVVLALLHFQS, encoded by the exons ATGAGTTCACAAAACAAGGACTCTGCAAGCTCAACCGGAAGCTCACAGGAGCAGCAAAAGCCGCCTCAGATTGAGCCCATTCGGTTGCCTACTGTTGAGGAAATGCGCGGCCAAGATATATGGAATAACTGTGCTGTTCGTAGCGTTGTCAGCGGAGTGATGG GAGGAGGGCTCGGGTTGTTCATGGGTCTATTTCTTGGGGCACTTGATAATCCTTTGATGCAAGAAGAAATGACTGGTAGGCAGATGTTTATATACCAAGCAAAGCAGATGGGTAGAAGGAGCTGGAGTTCGTGCAAGGCCTTTGCTCTTATGGGTTTGGTTTTCTCAGCTGCTGAGTGCGTTGTTGAGAAG GTGGTCCAAAAGCGGCCTGTGCTGGTTGTGCTggctttgctgcattttcagTCTTGA